One region of Acidobacteriota bacterium genomic DNA includes:
- the infB gene encoding translation initiation factor IF-2: MDKITVAELATECSVKNQVVLAELKRLGLYVFSPTATIDASFAETIRKKIFSQREAEAAKALEAEKKKEAEAAKKSSSTAEKKKTVKKTTPKAAAPAQKKPAAAPRKARKSPKPAPAAEVKPEEEAPKVSLAPRKGRKHYDREAAELVEVTEVKPEAEAPAAVPEPAEAGAPTEAAPAGEEVAAEAPPAETGAPAEAAEAAAETIPAETGTAAAPAPEPAAGAKPAEEEAPLEPWFITPKPAPKPAPKAPPPVARAAEPAEGHAAGGLKKIVVPKTKTKILMRTSAEKTVTPEAPGRILKGLRDQRPAPSRPGAPTRLIRRRRPERPAAPERTAKVVDLPRPPANPEDYKPMTITEGVTIKELAEKMDIKSKYIIQKLISKGILASINQALDVEAAREVCAEFGFRADLISFEQEAVARQEIPDSPEDYVTRPPVVTIMGHVDHGKTSLLDVIRETNVQASEAGGITQHIGAYQVEIKERSIVFLDTPGHEAFTMMRSRGAQATDIVVLVVAADDGVMPQTIEAIHHSRAAGVPLIVAINKIDKPGAQIDRVKQALADQGLLAEDWGGDVVTVPVSAKQKTNIDLLLEMILLVADMRDLKANPKRLASGVVLEAKVDKGRGCVATVLVQSGTLRLGDNVVAGAVHGRVRALVNDRGRHLDAAGPSIPVEIQGLQEVPMAGDLIQVFEDSAKARQVVEYRKAKDREQSLQKSARLSLQALYEQMREGTVKELPLILKADVQGSVEVACEMLNKLGTEKAKVKILHSGAGAVTETDVLLASASNAIVIGFNVRPERKAQELADTEGVEIRLYTVIYNMTNDIKAAMIGILEKTSLEKYVGRAEVRDTFRVPRFGVIAGSYVVDGTIRRNSDARLLRDNAVVHEGKISSLRRFKDDVPEVKSGFECGIGFEHFSDVKVGDIIEAYVIEKVQPTSL, translated from the coding sequence ATGGATAAAATTACCGTCGCGGAACTGGCGACAGAATGTTCGGTAAAGAATCAGGTCGTCCTGGCTGAACTCAAGCGGCTGGGACTGTACGTTTTTTCACCGACCGCGACGATCGACGCCAGCTTCGCGGAGACCATCAGGAAGAAGATCTTCTCCCAGCGCGAGGCCGAGGCCGCCAAGGCCCTCGAAGCGGAAAAGAAGAAGGAGGCCGAGGCCGCCAAAAAGTCCTCCTCCACGGCGGAAAAAAAGAAGACCGTAAAGAAGACGACCCCGAAGGCGGCCGCCCCGGCCCAGAAAAAGCCGGCGGCCGCGCCGCGGAAGGCGCGCAAGAGCCCCAAGCCGGCCCCCGCCGCCGAGGTGAAACCGGAGGAGGAGGCGCCCAAGGTCTCGCTCGCCCCCCGCAAGGGGCGCAAACACTACGACCGCGAAGCGGCCGAACTGGTGGAAGTGACCGAAGTCAAGCCGGAAGCCGAGGCGCCCGCGGCGGTGCCCGAACCGGCCGAAGCCGGGGCCCCCACGGAAGCGGCGCCGGCCGGGGAGGAGGTCGCGGCGGAAGCGCCGCCGGCCGAGACCGGGGCCCCCGCGGAAGCGGCGGAAGCGGCGGCGGAAACAATCCCGGCCGAAACCGGGACCGCGGCGGCGCCCGCGCCGGAGCCTGCGGCGGGAGCGAAACCGGCCGAGGAGGAGGCCCCGCTCGAGCCCTGGTTCATCACCCCGAAACCCGCGCCGAAGCCCGCACCCAAGGCGCCGCCCCCGGTGGCCAGGGCGGCGGAACCCGCCGAGGGCCACGCGGCGGGCGGCCTCAAGAAGATAGTCGTACCGAAGACCAAAACCAAGATTCTCATGCGGACAAGCGCCGAAAAAACGGTCACCCCCGAAGCCCCCGGACGCATCCTCAAGGGGCTGCGCGACCAGAGGCCCGCACCCTCGAGGCCGGGCGCTCCCACGAGGCTGATCCGGAGGAGGCGGCCGGAGAGGCCGGCGGCCCCCGAAAGGACCGCCAAGGTCGTGGATTTGCCGCGCCCGCCCGCCAACCCGGAAGATTACAAGCCGATGACCATCACCGAAGGAGTCACCATCAAGGAGCTGGCGGAGAAGATGGACATCAAGTCCAAGTACATCATCCAAAAGCTCATTTCCAAGGGGATCCTGGCCTCCATCAACCAGGCCCTGGATGTCGAGGCCGCGAGGGAAGTGTGCGCCGAATTCGGATTCCGCGCCGACCTCATCAGCTTCGAGCAGGAAGCGGTCGCCCGTCAGGAGATCCCCGACAGCCCGGAAGACTACGTCACGCGCCCCCCCGTCGTCACCATCATGGGGCACGTGGACCACGGCAAGACCTCGCTGCTCGACGTCATCCGCGAAACCAACGTGCAGGCATCGGAGGCGGGCGGGATCACCCAGCACATCGGCGCCTACCAGGTGGAGATCAAGGAACGCAGCATCGTGTTCCTCGACACCCCGGGGCACGAGGCCTTCACCATGATGCGCTCGCGCGGGGCCCAGGCGACGGACATCGTCGTGCTCGTCGTCGCCGCCGACGACGGCGTGATGCCCCAGACCATCGAGGCGATCCACCACTCCAGGGCGGCCGGCGTCCCCCTCATCGTGGCCATCAACAAGATCGACAAGCCGGGGGCCCAGATCGACCGGGTGAAGCAGGCGCTGGCCGACCAGGGGCTGCTGGCCGAGGACTGGGGCGGGGACGTCGTCACGGTCCCGGTTTCGGCCAAACAGAAGACCAACATCGACCTGCTCCTGGAGATGATCCTCCTGGTCGCGGACATGAGGGACCTCAAGGCCAACCCCAAGCGGCTGGCTTCCGGGGTGGTGCTCGAGGCCAAGGTGGACAAGGGGCGCGGGTGCGTCGCCACGGTCCTGGTCCAGAGCGGCACCCTCCGGCTGGGGGACAACGTCGTCGCGGGAGCCGTCCACGGGCGCGTGCGCGCCCTGGTCAACGACCGCGGCCGCCACCTCGACGCCGCCGGTCCTTCCATCCCGGTCGAGATCCAGGGGCTGCAGGAGGTCCCGATGGCGGGCGACCTCATCCAGGTGTTCGAGGACTCCGCCAAGGCGCGCCAGGTCGTGGAATACCGCAAGGCGAAGGACCGGGAGCAGTCGCTGCAGAAGTCGGCCCGGCTGTCGCTGCAGGCGCTTTACGAGCAGATGCGCGAGGGGACGGTCAAGGAACTCCCCCTCATCCTCAAGGCGGACGTGCAGGGCTCGGTGGAAGTGGCCTGCGAAATGCTCAACAAGCTGGGGACGGAAAAGGCCAAGGTGAAGATCCTCCACAGCGGCGCGGGCGCCGTGACCGAAACCGACGTGCTGCTGGCCTCCGCCTCCAACGCCATCGTCATCGGGTTCAACGTCCGCCCCGAGCGCAAGGCGCAGGAACTGGCCGACACCGAGGGGGTGGAGATCCGGCTCTACACCGTGATCTACAACATGACCAACGACATCAAGGCCGCGATGATCGGCATCCTGGAGAAGACGTCCCTGGAGAAATATGTCGGCCGCGCCGAGGTCCGGGACACCTTCCGGGTCCCCAGGTTCGGCGTCATCGCCGGTTCCTACGTCGTCGACGGGACCATCCGCCGCAATTCGGACGCGCGGTTGCTCCGGGACAACGCGGTGGTCCACGAGGGGAAGATCTCCTCGCTGCGGCGCTTCAAGGACGACGTCCCGGAGGTCAAGTCGGGGTTCGAGTGCGGCATCGGGTTCGAGCACTTCTCCGACGTCAAGGTGGGCGATATCATAGAAGCGTACGTCATCGAGAAGGTCCAGCCGACTTCTCTGTAA
- a CDS encoding DUF503 domain-containing protein, with amino-acid sequence MPIAYCTLEIHLPYARSLKDKRRVLRQAQDRLRARSRFSIAEVAHQELWQRARLDAVTVAADYAVLERVTGQFVRDAEDILGDLLTDCRVSYLEP; translated from the coding sequence ATGCCCATTGCCTACTGCACGCTCGAAATCCACCTGCCCTACGCCCGCTCGCTGAAGGACAAGCGCAGGGTCCTCCGCCAGGCCCAGGACCGGCTCCGGGCCCGGTCGCGCTTTTCGATCGCGGAGGTCGCGCACCAGGAGCTGTGGCAGCGGGCGCGGCTCGACGCCGTGACGGTCGCGGCGGATTACGCGGTTCTCGAACGCGTCACCGGGCAGTTTGTGCGGGACGCGGAGGATATCCTCGGGGACCTGCTCACCGACTGCCGGGTATCGTACCTGGAACCTTGA
- the rbfA gene encoding 30S ribosome-binding factor RbfA encodes MQPSRRPQRLGLQIQHEISLMLSRNMKDRRIGFVTVTGVTLTPDLKHARVFVSLMGSEEEKAESLKTLNRATGWVRHELGQRIRTRFVPEVAFAIDGSQEYGERIDRLLEEIHGKDNE; translated from the coding sequence ATGCAGCCATCACGACGGCCCCAGCGGCTGGGGCTTCAGATCCAGCACGAAATCAGCCTGATGCTGTCGCGCAACATGAAGGACCGGCGGATAGGGTTCGTGACGGTCACCGGGGTCACGCTGACGCCGGACCTCAAGCACGCGCGCGTCTTCGTCTCCCTGATGGGGTCCGAGGAGGAAAAGGCCGAATCCCTCAAAACACTCAACCGTGCCACCGGCTGGGTCCGGCACGAGCTCGGCCAGAGGATCCGCACCCGGTTCGTGCCCGAGGTCGCCTTCGCGATCGACGGATCGCAGGAGTACGGGGAGCGCATCGACCGGCTGCTGGAAGAGATCCATGGAAAAGACAATGAATAG
- the truB gene encoding tRNA pseudouridine(55) synthase TruB translates to MNSADGVLIIDKPAGWTSHDVVAKIRNLTRVRKVGHTGTLDPFATGVLPLTLGRATRLTNYFQASDKVYRGVMRFGFATDTYDVDGRPLGEDTRPELDRDRLEEILGRYRGPLRQAPPPFSAKKFQGKPLYAYARAGVEVAPPAKEVTIRSLELVAVDGCEAEFELSCSAGTYARSLAHDIGAEYGCGAHLVRLRRTKSGEFSIEDSVELGTKTGEGFEYNPRDFFLGRVIPLGRLLGEIPAIVLSDGDRQKLLHGTDLNLLTPDWEAETLRLVDTSGDLIALGRRVQSFDPAVNQPARWIRVHPTVVLAGR, encoded by the coding sequence ATGAATAGCGCGGACGGCGTCCTCATCATCGACAAACCCGCCGGATGGACGTCGCACGACGTGGTGGCCAAGATCCGCAACCTGACCCGGGTCCGGAAGGTGGGGCACACGGGGACGCTGGACCCCTTCGCCACCGGAGTGCTGCCGCTGACGCTGGGGCGGGCCACCCGCCTCACCAACTATTTTCAGGCGTCCGACAAGGTCTACCGGGGCGTCATGCGCTTCGGCTTTGCCACCGACACCTACGACGTGGACGGCCGCCCGCTGGGCGAGGACACCCGCCCCGAACTGGACCGGGATCGGCTCGAGGAGATCCTCGGCCGCTACCGCGGGCCGCTGCGGCAGGCCCCCCCCCCCTTCTCCGCCAAGAAATTCCAGGGGAAACCCCTGTACGCCTATGCGCGCGCCGGGGTCGAGGTCGCCCCCCCGGCCAAGGAAGTCACCATCCGCTCGCTCGAACTGGTCGCCGTCGACGGGTGCGAGGCGGAGTTCGAGCTCTCCTGTTCCGCGGGCACCTATGCCCGGAGCCTGGCGCACGATATCGGGGCGGAGTACGGCTGCGGCGCGCATCTCGTCCGCCTGCGCCGCACCAAAAGCGGCGAGTTCTCCATCGAGGACTCCGTCGAGCTGGGGACGAAAACGGGCGAGGGGTTCGAATACAACCCGCGCGATTTCTTCCTCGGCCGCGTCATCCCCCTCGGCCGCCTGCTCGGGGAGATCCCCGCCATCGTGCTCTCCGACGGCGACCGGCAGAAGCTCCTCCACGGGACCGACCTGAACCTGCTCACCCCCGACTGGGAGGCGGAGACGCTGCGCCTCGTCGACACGTCCGGGGATCTCATCGCCCTGGGGCGGCGGGTCCAGTCCTTCGATCCGGCCGTCAACCAGCCAGCCCGCTGGATCCGGGTGCACCCCACGGTGGTGCTCGCCGGACGATGA